A region of the Apium graveolens cultivar Ventura chromosome 6, ASM990537v1, whole genome shotgun sequence genome:
ACCATTTCTAAACTACTCATACTTTAATTATCATGATTATTTTTTGTTGATTTCTCACAGACATGAAATATTAATTGATATAATTTaaatgaaatgttaaattttaGTTGTTAATGTATATGATAGGATTTAATATTTTTTGTAGTGTTTAAGAAATTACTATAATTATTGTTCATTTGTTGTCACTAAATATCTTGTAcacataataaatttatttaggtCAGTTTTTGTTAATTAGAAAGTTATTAATTATATTATGTATGCACCTTGTAGATGACGTGGGATCGTAGTTGGATGAATCATTAATTTGATGTGCGTTGCAAATACGGatgattttattaaattttcCGTTGCAAATACGGATGATTCAAGGGGGAGAATAAGATGTCTATGTAATAAATATGGAAATTACTACATAAAAAATCCCGATAATATGATGTTTTATTTATATCGACATGACATCATTCCCCCATATACAACATGGTATTTTCACGAGAAGAATGCTAGATCACGTGTTGACATTGGAATGAGTTCCACGAACGTTGATAATACGCGTGATGATTTTTATGATGCACGTGAAATGCTTGGAGATTTTTCTGAGGCAAATTATGATTTTGAGAATATGCATGAAGAACCGAATGCAATCGCAGAAAGTTTTTATAGGATGCTTGATAGTGCTTCTGAACCACTTTATCCAAATTGTACAAGTTTCATAACATTATCATTTGTGAGTAAGCTACTTAAGTTTAAACACATATATGGTTGTACTAATAAGAGATTCGATGAGCTACTTGAACTTATTGGATCAGTGTTGCCTAAAGATCACAAGTTGCCAATAAGATACTATGATGTGAAGAAGTTATTAAGTGGGTTAAGCATGAGATACGAACAAATTGATGCTTGCATGAATGATTGCATGTTATTTTACAAAGAAAATAGTGAGAAAACACGTTGTGACATATGTGATGAAGGTCGATACAAGATGCAAAAGGGTTCTATGAAAAACTTGATTCCGAAGAAGATTTTGTGATACTTTCCTCTTACATTGAGACTGTAACGCTTATTCATGTTCGAGAATACTGTGCCCCATGGTGAGCTCTCTATGTTGATGGGGCCGTTAATAATGAAGAATCAGGAGCCGGGATATAACTAATAACCCCCGAAGGGCACAAGTTGCGAAGTGCTATCCATTTTACCTTCAAAGCAACCAAGAATGATGCTGAATATGAGGCTCTCATTATAGGCCTCAAACTAGCTCTGGAGATGATGGTGGAGAATCTTAATGTTTACAGTGACTCAATGTTGGTCACTCACCTTATTGGTTGCGGATGGCAGGCCAGGGGACCCCGAACTGAACTCTATCTCGAATGTACACAAAGAATTATCAAGCTTTTTAACGAAGTGATAGTGGAGCACATCTCAAGAGACGAAAATACAGGGGCTGATGCGTTGGCCAAATTGGGCTCTCAACGAGAGGCCACCTTACTTGGAGTCATCCCTCTCGAAATTCGAAACATGCCTAGTGTTCCCGAAGAATTTACTTTTGAGATTGCTGCTTTGGGCATAACATGGATGACTCCAATTTGGGACTATGTCAAGAGATGCACTCTTCCCCAAGAAAAGAAGGAGGCTAGAAGGGTCAAGTATCAGGTGGCCCGTTATGTCATCTATGATGAGGTTCTTTATAGAAGGGTCCTCAACACACCACTACTGAGGTGTGTAGATGGGGAATAATGTAGTTACATCCTAAGGGAGGTGCATGAAGGCATATATGGAAATCACTCAGGGGTTAGCTTGCTAGCCCAAAAGGTCCTCAGACAGGGTTATTATTGGCCTACTCTTAAAAAAGATGCTTTTGAATTTTCCAGGGCATGTGATAAGTGCCAAAAGTATGCCAACTTCAGCAACATTCCAGCCACTCATCTCACTTCTCTTATGAGTCCTTggccctttgctatgtgggggatagATCTTATTGGGGAGCTGCCCAAAGCAAAAGGAGGAGTTAAGTATGCAGTTGTCGTAGTGGATTACTATACCAAGTGGGTAGAGGCTGAGCCCCTTTTCACTATCACCGTGAAGAAACTCAAGGAATTTGTCTACAGGGCCATTGTATGCATGTACGGGATCCCTTATCAACTTATTTCAAATAACAGGAAGCAATTTGACAGCAAGGAGATGCAGGAATTCTACGAGGCATTGGGTATCAAAAAAGGTTTTTCTGCTATTAgtcatcctcagactaatgggcAGACGGAGGCTATCAACAAAATTATCAAACATACTTTGAAGGCTAAACTCGAAGAAAGCAAATGAAATTGGCCTGAGGAGTTACCAAAAGTGTTATGGTCTTACAACACTACCCCAAGAAGTACAACTGGAGAGACCCCATTCTCTCAATCCTATGTGTGTGAGGCCATTGTCCTCGTGGAAGTTGGGTCAAGCTCATTTAGAAGAGATCACTATGACCCCAAAGCTAATGAGGTTAATCACAGGCTCTATCTCGATATGATTAAAAAAACAAGAGAAGACTCCCAAACGAGGCTAGCAGCCTATTAACAGTGAACTGCGAGGCACTATAATGGGAGAGTGAAGACCCGCCCCCTTCGGGtgggagatctagtcttgagaagGGTGATGCCAAACACCAATGTCCCGGGTCATGGGTTTTAAGAGAAAATTGGGAAGGTCCTTATAAGGTGAAATCCGTACTTTGGGAGGGCACTTATCATTTGACAGACATGAATGACATGCTTGTTCCACGAGCATGGAATACGAAACATCTCAGGAAATATTACCAGTAGTGGGAATTCACCAATTGGTAGTCTTATTTATTTATACACTTAGTATAAATAAAATAACATCCTCAGTTTAGGGGGTAATGGTTATATAAACGCCTCCCCTAATAGATGTAATGATATTGGGCTTCGTCCCTAAATATCTATGCATCATTTATTCTTCAAATTTTTAACTTTTACTGTTAAAGATGTTTTACTTATATTCAAGCATTCGAAGCACTTTCAGGACTAGGCCAACATGTCAGTGTGAGGCAAAAGAATCTAGGATAAAGCTTTTGGAAGCCCCCAAGAGGTCTCTTCTGCGATCCAGGATTCTCGTCCATAAGTCTACCTAATGCTAACTCATGAAGTGACAACTAAGATAAAGCCACACATGGAAAATAATTACATGATGTCTCTCGTATCTATTTTAAGCCTCTTGGAAAGAGCTAACAAATATTGAGAAGATTTAAAGATAAAATCTAAATGTGCCGCGTATGCCAATAATTCGATGAAAGGCCTACACGCTTGCATCGTGGAACGCAAGACTGGTGGAAAACAATCACATTGCCAAAATTATCATCTCATCACATGAACAACAAAGTGATCACAAAATATTTTGCAATTTTATTATGAAAACTATATGAAGATGCATAAAAAAGCAAGCCAATAAAGCCAATAAAACCCAAGTCCTAATGCTCAATGCCCAAGTATCAAGTCTATTCATAGGCACATGATTCAAGAAAGATTCTAGATTAATTAGATGTCTTAGTAGTTGTTTATTTGTTTTGTCCTAGGAGGGAAATTAATGCTTTTTCCTTAGCTTTGCAGTAGAAGGACAGTGGTCTATGGTCTTTGTAACAACCTATATTATAAGAGAGGATTTATCCTTGTAAAATGATCCATCTAAGGAATGAATGAAAGAGCTCCACGTTAAACCATATAGTGTTAGAGTTACAATTGATTTCATGGTATTAGAGCTATGAATTACATCATATAGCTGGTTTGCTCATTCTTTATCACTTTATCTACATCTTTTATTGTCGAAATGGTAAAAAATGATAATATTGTTTATGCTAGAACATCTATTGATGTCTCGAGCACTTTGTATCTTCACCCTTCTGATGGTAACAACTTCATGACTATTGACAAGCTTCAAGGCTCGTCTAATTATAGATCTTTGACTGTCTTCAAAACGGAAGCCTGGGATGCCTGGGATACAACTGATGAAGTGAAGAGGGATGCCTGGGATGCATGGAATAACATGATCATCTCTTGGATTCTAGGGTCGGTTTTGAATTTCATCAAAAAATCTATTATGTTTGTAAGCAGTGCTCATCATATATGGAAGCATCTTGAGCAACGTTTTTCTCTCACCAATGGATCTCAGAAATACAAATAAGGAGTTGTATGAAATCAAACAACAAAGAAAGCCAGTTATCGAATACTACATTTATATGAGGTCACTTTGGGGGGAGCTGAAGTCATTGGTCATCCTTCTTACTATTACTGTAACAACTGCAGAAATTACAACTCTAATTATTCTTGCTCAATAAAGAGAAGAGAAAAATTTGTTCCAATTCTTGAATGGATTGGATGACATATATGCTGCTCAGAGAAGCCAAATGCTTATGATGGTTTCTCTTCCCTTGGTCGAGAGTAAATAGTTTCTGAGTTACATGTCATTGATGGTGCGGAGCTACTAATGATTTATAGTAAAGAAGGAGCCACACATGACAATAAATTGATATTTACATAAATTTTTCATACCGAATTACCAACCATCTCGGTAGAAAAGAGCCCGACATCATATCTTTGTTATCAACTCATATGTTTAGACAAAAATGTATTGCCATTAAAATAACTTTCAAGTACATGGCAGAAGTATTTCAGTAGAACAAAACACATACAAGAATAGACGAAGTCAAATTTTATCTACTACAAAACCATTCTTTTACACAAAAGTTCTAAACAAAAAAACTTAGATGATATGCTTCTACTATAGATCACATAACATACAAAAATCATTAACAACACTAGAATTAGATCTATTATGCTTCTGCTTCCATAGTAGAACACAAAATACTTGCACAAAGGACATGAAATTCCGAAAATATACTACTAGAATCATAACAGTACAAAACATTTTGTAAGGGGGAGACGAATAAAGCAAAAGAGATGTGTGAATAAATAGAAAAAAAGAATAATCAGCTGAAGATTCAGTTCAATCCAAATTGGACAAAACACATTATACATTTGACTTCAAAcacaagaaaaagaaaaaaaactggTGTATCCAAATGCATACAAGTTCCACCCGTATATGTAAATAAAATACCAAAAATCTATtctatttaatttataaatttttgttTCGACGGCTTTACCATACACGACCCTTAAATTCTCAAGTAATTGGATTGCTAAAAATTGGAAAACTCACGCCCTCGACTGTCAATATCTTACGACTTTTTTCTCAGTTAACCTTTAGTGTGGTTTTGGTATGTATCCATCAATAGAAAAAATATGTGTAGCAGCAGACAGTGCTAAACGAAGTTCATCAAATTTGGGACTCGCAATGACTTGACAACCCAGTCGAGATCTGCTTCGTATTAAACCCAACTCAATCTTTTTtagtaaagtataagtatgttgcATTATAAACTAAATGTATTTAGGAAAGAAACCTACGTTTCTGTGAGGCCAAAAGTAAGGTATAACATGTCATTTTTCTCGTCATTCAGATCCTCTAATTTATGTAATACTCTATATCATAAGAAAAATTCACTAAAAATTTAGTTTTATTAAAATAGATGCATGAAGTCATATTGCTAGTGAGTAGTGACCAACGTAGAAAATTGTTGTGCAGTTATCCAAGCATAGGGAGAAATAGACCATCACAATTACATGATAAGTGGAACAAGCAAGCGATTCTTCAAAAGCCCCTATATTAAGAATCAAGTTTAACTATCTTTTACATATAGAGAAAGAATACCAAAATTGAACAAAACCTAATTACATATTTCACATTGTGTAATAGGATTAAGTGCACCAAAAACAGTTCTAGATTCCAGAGTATTAGATGTTACTAGGGCATGTATTAGAGCAAAAAAAGCTTCATTAAATTAAAGACCTTACATAGGTATCTTGATGTTTAAAAACAATATGTATATTACTTTTATGACAAAAAACATAACAATTAAGTCAGAGATCATTTTTGCATCAATACACGGCCAGATAAAAAATATTTATCCAAGTGCTTACCTTCAAGTTCTATGTCATTTTCATGGGCAGCTTCCAACATAGACATGCCAACAGGGACCTTGATGGCCTTCTCCTCTCCTCCATCACCAACAAATGTCAGAGAAATTCTGCAGAATCGCATAACAAGaaaaaaatcatatatattaaCACAACTGCAGGATTTTTTGTGTATTATGAACTTCATGATTCTCAATTTGGTTCTAAATTTAAATTAAACAAGTATTGATATGTACAAAAAGCTATGAGCCTTTCAAAAAGTGTgaaaaattcagtaaaagttACAAAACATCAGGAGGTGAATCAATATTCGGATGTACAAGCTATTTTCACCATTATTCAGTTCCATCTCAATCTAGAAGATAACTAAAGCAATAAAGTGAAACTACCGCTTCTCTCTTTACTTCCATAACTCTAAAATTTCTTATCTATTTTAATTAGAAAAACATAAACTAGCTTCTATGAATTGAAATTAGACTATGCTAATATAATTTTTCAATAGAATCAATcactaaaaaaataaaaactagcGTCTATGAATTATAAATTTGAAGCATAATTATTTTCTCCTATAGAATTCATATTTACAAACACCAATACACATAATTAAAAGTCAGATCTAATTCATATGCGTAAAAATCACATATGATTC
Encoded here:
- the LOC141664628 gene encoding adrenodoxin-like protein 1, mitochondrial, whose amino-acid sequence is MELNNGENSLISLTFVGDGGEEKAIKVPVGMSMLEAAHENDIELEGAFEESLACSTYHVIVMQYDFMHKLEDLNDEKNDMLYLTFGLTETSRLGCQVIASPKFDELRLALSAATHIFSIDGYIPKPH